Proteins encoded within one genomic window of Sinorhizobium sp. B11:
- the sdhD gene encoding succinate dehydrogenase, hydrophobic membrane anchor protein, translating to MTTPLGRVRGLGSAKGGTRSYVLKQASGLALGLLTPYMIGVGIFLFGRDRELVIASMGSFWIAPTLTGFIVLSAIHMDIGMRAIIEDYIHSHMRKLALLFLNSFFTWSVCIVCVIAILRMTLQSVQV from the coding sequence ATGACAACACCCCTCGGACGGGTGAGGGGTCTGGGCTCTGCGAAAGGCGGGACGCGATCCTATGTGCTCAAACAGGCGTCCGGGCTCGCCCTTGGCCTTCTGACGCCGTATATGATCGGCGTTGGGATTTTCCTCTTCGGGCGTGACCGAGAGCTCGTGATCGCATCCATGGGCAGTTTCTGGATTGCGCCTACCCTCACAGGCTTCATCGTACTCAGCGCGATCCATATGGATATCGGCATGCGCGCAATCATCGAGGATTATATCCATAGTCACATGCGCAAGCTCGCGCTACTCTTCCTCAACTCCTTCTTTACCTGGTCGGTATGCATCGTCTGCGTGATCGCGATCCTTCGAATGACGTTGCAGAGCGTCCAGGTATGA
- a CDS encoding alpha/beta hydrolase, with protein MPDRPLSIRVTHPSGRARALVVHFHGGAWVMGDARLEDRLASQIAADCGAAVAVIDFRNATDDNLARTLEDALAATQWLATDIARFGVPHIVLSGESSGAHLAMEAMFHLRAVGCGHVVKGFYAICGAFDLKGAPSLRQSTPESLLIDGPSALENLRRLTPSLPEEKRRGPAEGNFEGLPQALLIAGCLDPIADDSIEVFRHWRRAGGDVRCILVPEAVHGFNRMPTALAGKTNRFARQWMRTIIAPVPEKPP; from the coding sequence ATGCCGGACCGCCCGCTGTCCATCCGTGTTACCCATCCTTCTGGTCGGGCGCGCGCGCTTGTTGTCCATTTCCATGGTGGCGCCTGGGTCATGGGTGATGCGCGGCTGGAAGATCGGTTGGCGAGCCAGATCGCCGCCGACTGTGGTGCCGCCGTTGCCGTCATCGATTTCCGCAATGCGACGGATGATAATCTTGCGAGAACGCTTGAGGACGCCCTGGCAGCCACTCAGTGGCTAGCGACGGACATTGCTCGTTTCGGCGTTCCACATATCGTGCTTTCGGGTGAGTCATCGGGCGCTCATCTCGCAATGGAAGCCATGTTCCATCTCCGTGCCGTCGGTTGCGGGCATGTGGTCAAGGGATTTTATGCCATATGCGGGGCGTTCGATCTAAAGGGTGCGCCTAGCCTTCGACAAAGCACCCCCGAAAGCCTGCTCATCGATGGACCTTCAGCCCTTGAAAATCTGCGCCGCTTGACGCCATCACTGCCCGAGGAAAAGCGGCGCGGACCGGCTGAGGGCAATTTCGAGGGACTTCCCCAGGCCCTCCTGATCGCAGGCTGCCTCGATCCAATCGCCGATGACAGTATCGAGGTCTTCCGACACTGGAGGCGCGCCGGAGGAGATGTTCGTTGTATCCTCGTTCCTGAAGCGGTGCACGGTTTTAATAGAATGCCGACCGCTCTCGCCGGCAAGACCAACAGGTTCGCCCGTCAATGGATGCGAACGATCATTGCGCCGGTCCCGGAGAAGCCGCCGTGA
- the malQ gene encoding 4-alpha-glucanotransferase, whose amino-acid sequence MREAVTSIRRLAREKGIELVRPSPEGRAVRVSDDNLRTMLVALGETVDGVPSGADSRCHAPADLVEQPAWGLSLQLYELLSGRNWGIGDFKDLWTVCGMAGMLGADFVGLNPLHAGFLYDAARCSPYEPSNRRFLNPLYIAVDEVGGFVNDPAIEAQLSELRARSLVDYEAVARLKLGVLRTIFEAGRKSPNVAFEEFVSKGGESLRLHALFETLSLVQSARGSGAGWASWPSEYRSPHTRAVVAFEREHQADIEFHQWLQWLAHVQLCEAQECCRKANMRIGLYLDIAVGEALDGSATWSEETSYVAGAAVGNPPEPFATQGQDWKLAALHPDRITAGEPSAFTRLMRAPMRYAGAIRIDHAAAFARLYLVPTNATPADGAYVRYPVDDMLEELANISRHYKCLVIGEDLGEIASGLREDLALAGVLSYRILSYEQTEEGFVLPEHYPQLALACVSTHDHQTFAGWWKGADIALRLEHELVSEETTIQHQDNRIEERKRVLEAFSALGLVGSDAGPRASELEQLAMAAHEFIAMTPSMLASVRLADLTDEPSPTNIPGTDRTYPNWRPKLSVDLEDLEKHPRVRRVAAIMNRYRPRHARRSKGEPTLI is encoded by the coding sequence ATGAGAGAAGCCGTCACCTCGATCCGACGTCTGGCGAGGGAAAAAGGCATCGAGCTCGTTCGTCCCTCACCCGAGGGGCGTGCAGTGCGGGTTTCTGACGACAATCTGCGTACGATGCTTGTTGCGCTCGGCGAAACTGTTGACGGCGTCCCTTCTGGGGCAGATAGCCGGTGTCATGCGCCTGCTGATCTTGTCGAACAGCCCGCGTGGGGGCTCAGTTTGCAGCTTTACGAGCTGCTTTCCGGCCGCAATTGGGGCATTGGTGACTTCAAGGATCTTTGGACTGTCTGTGGCATGGCCGGCATGCTCGGCGCGGATTTTGTTGGCCTCAATCCGCTGCATGCCGGTTTCCTTTACGATGCCGCTCGGTGCAGCCCTTATGAGCCCTCCAATCGCAGGTTTCTCAATCCCCTTTATATCGCCGTGGACGAGGTAGGCGGTTTCGTCAACGACCCTGCCATCGAGGCGCAGCTTTCAGAATTACGCGCGAGATCGCTCGTCGATTATGAAGCCGTGGCACGCCTGAAGCTCGGCGTCCTTCGCACGATTTTTGAAGCGGGTCGAAAAAGCCCTAACGTCGCATTCGAGGAGTTCGTCAGCAAGGGCGGTGAAAGCCTGCGTCTTCATGCCCTGTTCGAGACGTTGTCATTAGTTCAGTCCGCGCGCGGTTCAGGCGCCGGCTGGGCCTCGTGGCCATCGGAATATCGATCGCCCCACACCAGAGCCGTCGTTGCTTTCGAAAGGGAGCATCAGGCTGATATCGAGTTCCATCAATGGCTGCAGTGGCTCGCCCATGTGCAGCTATGCGAGGCCCAGGAATGCTGCCGCAAGGCCAATATGCGGATCGGCCTCTATCTTGATATCGCAGTTGGCGAAGCACTGGACGGATCGGCCACCTGGAGCGAGGAAACCTCCTATGTGGCTGGGGCAGCTGTGGGCAATCCGCCCGAGCCCTTCGCAACGCAGGGGCAGGACTGGAAACTGGCGGCCTTGCACCCTGATAGGATCACGGCCGGTGAACCCTCCGCCTTTACCCGCCTGATGAGAGCTCCGATGCGGTATGCTGGCGCCATCAGGATCGATCATGCCGCCGCCTTCGCTAGGCTGTATCTCGTTCCCACCAATGCCACCCCGGCAGACGGCGCCTATGTCCGTTATCCCGTCGATGACATGCTGGAAGAGCTGGCGAACATCTCGCGCCATTACAAGTGCCTGGTCATCGGCGAAGACCTCGGCGAGATTGCAAGTGGGCTTCGCGAGGACCTCGCCTTGGCCGGCGTCCTTTCCTATCGCATCCTGTCCTACGAGCAGACAGAGGAAGGCTTCGTTCTTCCGGAACACTACCCGCAGCTCGCACTTGCCTGCGTCTCCACGCACGATCATCAGACCTTCGCCGGATGGTGGAAGGGCGCCGACATCGCGCTTCGACTGGAACATGAGCTTGTGTCGGAAGAAACGACCATTCAACATCAAGACAACCGCATCGAAGAGCGCAAACGGGTGCTGGAGGCTTTTTCAGCTTTGGGTCTTGTCGGCTCAGATGCAGGTCCACGGGCCAGCGAGCTGGAACAGCTCGCCATGGCCGCGCATGAATTCATCGCCATGACGCCCTCAATGCTGGCCTCCGTTCGTCTGGCGGATCTGACGGATGAACCCTCACCGACCAATATTCCCGGCACCGACAGGACTTATCCGAACTGGAGGCCGAAGCTCTCGGTCGACCTAGAGGATCTGGAAAAACATCCGCGCGTTCGACGTGTCGCCGCAATCATGAACCGGTATCGTCCACGCCATGCCAGGAGATCCAAGGGCGAGCCTACACTGATTTGA